In Streptococcus respiraculi, one DNA window encodes the following:
- a CDS encoding phage tail spike protein has translation MIYLKEGNIPLNLAWDDDIVQEANSTYQLSFKFPVTDEKWSLLTTETFLLADDLHGEQEFFIFDVVKENGYVQIYANQVFTLLNYYTMSSINVDRVVGQMVMNALAGSIVRSHPFSFSSDIMGRHTLNVADKSVMDVLAKDKHSILGQWGGDLVRDKYDVQLLQNGGTENESLFMYKKNLSKYHESKSVKSLRTRIHFRKKLTSQESKKEQVIRVTVDSPLINKYSQIYEATMEVNDESVKDVASLKEYGRRYFASNLCDLVEDSLELEVKGKSDVPVKLFDTVSVYHEQFDTDIRIKISKYHFSPMSKKLKSIGFGKVFQSIGSTLSGMVNDAVSESTSALLSDFDVRLAKEIENANRAFDAKFDKEKEAIEDSIEQAKAKAEQGYAQLADDFDIALTDQRNEAIIERQSLLESIEETRQKLQNIRVGSRNYIRDYSFKAGFDRILKNHGDWRFERITDSRIPGGYAVKATYHGAEKNSGISLGLINLTTSEWLGREVTFSVYVKANRNRKLTNFGHETGGLFGEKDITTEWQRFSKSFVVTLHPSNSSWTGVALYDESEDKFSNGDELYFAVPQLEDGTVATTPKPAPEDNEVSLASVEQRIDSISASVSSLDLDGVLKKSEVLIEDGRVQIGTGKVLDGNAVASLLTVQPEAIRAVTDKIVITSKQYNLVSDEYKNVCRRVTQSGYVMDIPLAINEREFSITGEAMRVSGSGSLQFYCVVFYGDGSRVGTGYTSSLMNTTKAPFSLTSKFTTTSGKSVSGIRFYMNVSSSDVWEVCNLSIMPKIGAELIVDGSITADKLNANSVRAGILTANSITSNMIASEAITGDKLKVDTALINKLTTNDALIRNLTAKSAFITAIQAIDLSASRIKSGVLQARNGAMRIDLDNAGISFKEKATLKFESTGNIFYREKKHPKGHNTIGALMFKDSRGGGVLTALGNTSHQSVEAMRNTQGEGGWTGDFAGVRVIRDDRNTQWDRVDIIADRIIMAHSTNFQDKHNSGFYFYPTAVNGWWNLGRILQLISNKFEQHGWGGIGNIYSLTYKEETNPTQFT, from the coding sequence AAGCATAAACGTAGATAGAGTTGTAGGTCAGATGGTGATGAATGCTCTTGCTGGCTCTATCGTTCGTAGCCATCCGTTTTCATTTTCTTCTGACATTATGGGACGTCATACGCTGAATGTGGCTGATAAGTCTGTGATGGATGTACTCGCTAAAGATAAGCACTCTATCCTTGGTCAATGGGGTGGTGACCTTGTCCGTGATAAGTATGATGTGCAATTATTGCAAAATGGAGGGACTGAAAACGAGTCCCTTTTCATGTATAAGAAAAATCTAAGCAAGTACCATGAGAGTAAGTCAGTCAAGAGCTTACGGACAAGGATTCATTTTCGAAAGAAACTCACTTCTCAAGAAAGCAAGAAGGAGCAGGTCATTCGAGTTACTGTAGATAGCCCACTGATAAATAAATATAGTCAGATTTACGAAGCAACCATGGAGGTCAACGACGAATCGGTAAAAGATGTTGCAAGTTTGAAAGAATACGGCAGGCGCTACTTTGCTAGTAATTTGTGTGACCTTGTAGAGGATAGTTTAGAACTTGAGGTGAAAGGTAAGTCGGATGTCCCCGTCAAGCTGTTTGATACGGTCAGCGTATATCATGAGCAATTTGATACTGATATTCGGATAAAGATTTCTAAATATCATTTCTCGCCCATGTCCAAAAAATTGAAATCAATCGGATTTGGTAAAGTGTTCCAATCCATAGGAAGTACACTTAGTGGAATGGTCAACGACGCTGTGTCAGAATCTACCTCAGCCTTGCTTTCGGACTTCGATGTCCGTTTAGCGAAAGAAATCGAAAATGCCAATCGTGCTTTCGATGCGAAATTTGACAAAGAGAAAGAAGCAATTGAAGACAGTATCGAACAAGCCAAAGCCAAGGCTGAACAAGGCTATGCTCAGCTAGCCGATGATTTCGACATAGCGCTCACTGACCAACGTAATGAAGCAATAATTGAGAGGCAATCGTTATTAGAAAGCATAGAGGAAACACGTCAGAAGCTTCAAAATATCCGTGTCGGAAGTCGTAACTACATACGTGATTATAGCTTCAAAGCGGGTTTTGACAGAATCTTGAAGAATCATGGGGATTGGCGCTTTGAACGCATTACGGATAGTCGTATTCCTGGTGGATATGCGGTAAAGGCAACTTATCACGGCGCAGAAAAGAATTCGGGCATTTCTTTGGGTCTTATCAATTTGACAACGAGCGAATGGTTAGGTCGTGAAGTGACGTTTAGTGTCTATGTTAAGGCGAACCGAAATCGCAAATTAACAAACTTTGGGCACGAGACAGGTGGTCTTTTTGGCGAAAAAGATATTACAACGGAGTGGCAACGATTCAGTAAGAGTTTTGTTGTAACGTTACATCCAAGTAATAGCAGTTGGACAGGTGTTGCGTTATATGATGAAAGTGAAGACAAGTTTTCAAATGGCGACGAATTGTACTTTGCAGTCCCTCAACTAGAAGATGGAACTGTCGCTACTACTCCAAAACCTGCACCAGAAGACAACGAGGTCAGTCTTGCGTCGGTTGAACAACGCATAGATAGTATATCTGCTAGCGTTTCTTCGTTGGATTTAGATGGTGTTCTGAAAAAATCTGAGGTTCTGATTGAAGATGGACGTGTTCAAATAGGTACTGGAAAGGTCCTAGACGGAAACGCAGTCGCAAGTCTTTTGACAGTTCAACCAGAAGCAATTCGGGCGGTGACAGATAAGATAGTTATTACCTCAAAACAATACAATCTTGTAAGCGATGAATACAAGAATGTTTGCAGGCGTGTGACCCAAAGTGGTTATGTGATGGACATTCCTTTGGCGATTAATGAGAGAGAGTTTTCGATTACAGGAGAGGCTATGCGTGTATCAGGAAGTGGTAGTCTGCAATTTTACTGCGTGGTATTTTATGGCGATGGAAGCAGGGTGGGAACGGGCTATACATCTAGTCTTATGAACACGACCAAGGCGCCTTTTAGCTTAACTTCCAAATTTACTACAACTAGCGGTAAAAGCGTGTCTGGTATCAGATTTTATATGAACGTCTCATCTTCTGATGTGTGGGAGGTGTGTAACCTATCCATTATGCCGAAAATTGGTGCAGAGCTAATCGTTGACGGGTCTATCACAGCTGATAAACTAAACGCAAATAGCGTGCGAGCAGGTATCCTGACCGCAAACTCTATCACGTCAAACATGATTGCTTCAGAGGCAATCACGGGTGATAAGCTGAAGGTAGATACCGCACTAATCAATAAACTTACAACAAATGATGCACTGATTCGAAATTTGACTGCTAAATCAGCGTTTATTACAGCGATTCAAGCGATTGACTTGAGTGCGTCACGAATTAAGAGCGGAGTCTTGCAAGCACGAAACGGTGCGATGAGGATTGACCTTGATAACGCTGGAATTTCATTTAAAGAAAAAGCAACACTTAAGTTTGAATCAACCGGCAATATCTTTTACAGAGAGAAAAAACATCCAAAGGGGCATAATACCATTGGAGCCCTCATGTTTAAGGATAGTCGAGGCGGAGGTGTTCTGACGGCCTTAGGCAATACCTCTCATCAGTCTGTCGAAGCTATGCGAAATACACAAGGGGAAGGTGGATGGACAGGTGATTTTGCGGGTGTCAGAGTCATTCGTGATGATAGAAACACACAATGGGACCGTGTCGACATCATCGCAGATAGGATTATCATGGCTCACTCTACTAATTTCCAAGATAAACACAATAGCGGATTTTATTTCTATCCTACGGCAGTCAACGGCTGGTGGAATTTGGGGAGAATTTTACAACTTATTAGCAATAAGTTTGAACAACACGGATGGGGAGGAATTGGAAATATCTACAGCTTAACTTATAAAGAAGAAACTAATCCAACTCAATTCACGTAA
- a CDS encoding DUF7365 family protein: MPESIKAEFLLWLVGTAIPCISMYITNKGKIKEAEHRMTVLEMKVEQAESKAAHNATRLDGHDEQYRAMYAIVEQVKHLSTTLEEVKHDVKSLTRKE, encoded by the coding sequence ATGCCAGAAAGTATCAAAGCAGAGTTTTTGCTTTGGCTTGTTGGAACAGCTATTCCTTGTATTAGTATGTACATTACAAATAAAGGCAAAATCAAGGAAGCGGAACATCGTATGACTGTCCTTGAAATGAAAGTGGAGCAAGCCGAATCAAAAGCTGCGCATAATGCGACACGTCTTGACGGACACGATGAGCAATATCGCGCTATGTATGCGATTGTGGAACAGGTCAAGCACTTATCTACAACGCTCGAAGAAGTCAAGCATGATGTCAAGAGTTTAACACGAAAGGAGTAA
- a CDS encoding phage holin, whose product MINWKVRLRNPRFWVALLSAVALLAQQIGLNVFPENWKEVLNTVLTVLAIVGIVEDPTTAGLSDSERAMNYEEPK is encoded by the coding sequence ATGATTAACTGGAAAGTACGCTTACGCAATCCACGTTTTTGGGTTGCTTTATTATCAGCCGTGGCGCTACTGGCGCAACAGATAGGCTTGAATGTGTTCCCTGAAAACTGGAAAGAAGTTTTAAATACTGTCTTGACAGTTCTTGCGATTGTGGGGATTGTAGAAGACCCTACAACAGCAGGTCTATCTGACAGCGAGCGGGCTATGAACTATGAAGAACCAAAATAA
- a CDS encoding peptidoglycan amidohydrolase family protein, with product MTVNTETAIAWFEARKGKVSYSMDYRDGPNSYDCSSSVYYALMSAGAISAGWAVNTEYEHDWLIKNGYTLIAENQDWGAKRGDVFIWGRRGQSSGAGGHTGIFIDSDNIIHCNWGRRGISVDHYDTVAAASCYMYCYVYRLTNQISTTAGKSLDTLVQETLAGKYGNGEERKKALGNQYEAVMAVINGKATTVKKTIDQMAQEVIAGKYGNGEERKKLLGSDYDAVQKRVTEILQGSTSSPVSKPTKEAGDLSFNGAILKKAVLDKILENCKKHNILPSYALTILHFEGLWGTSAVGRTDNNWGGMTMTSNDERITRPSGVTVTRGLARPSNEGGYYMHYATVDDFLTDWFYLLRAGGSYKVSSAKTFSEAVKGMFKVGGAVYDYAATGYENYLVGASSRLKAIEAENGSLTKYDLIPDTPSNLQPDKIDVALDGIEVSINGVKYTLNKKPI from the coding sequence ATGACAGTAAATACTGAGACGGCAATTGCCTGGTTCGAGGCTAGAAAAGGTAAAGTAAGTTACTCCATGGACTATCGTGATGGTCCGAACAGCTACGATTGCTCAAGTTCTGTTTATTATGCTTTGATGTCAGCTGGCGCTATTTCGGCTGGTTGGGCAGTTAATACTGAGTATGAGCATGACTGGCTCATTAAGAATGGTTATACACTCATTGCAGAAAATCAAGACTGGGGTGCAAAGCGTGGAGATGTCTTTATTTGGGGACGCCGTGGTCAGTCTAGCGGTGCAGGTGGGCATACTGGCATTTTCATTGACTCGGATAACATCATTCATTGTAATTGGGGCAGAAGAGGTATTAGTGTTGATCATTATGACACAGTAGCAGCCGCTAGTTGCTATATGTATTGTTATGTTTATCGTTTGACAAATCAAATCAGCACAACCGCTGGAAAAAGCCTTGACACCCTTGTTCAGGAAACCCTTGCAGGTAAGTATGGAAATGGCGAGGAGCGCAAAAAAGCGCTTGGTAATCAATACGAGGCTGTTATGGCAGTCATCAATGGCAAAGCTACGACAGTTAAAAAGACGATTGACCAGATGGCGCAAGAAGTAATTGCAGGTAAGTATGGAAACGGCGAGGAGCGAAAAAAATTGCTAGGTTCTGATTATGACGCAGTTCAAAAACGAGTGACGGAAATTTTACAAGGCTCTACATCGTCACCCGTTTCGAAACCGACAAAAGAAGCTGGCGATTTGTCCTTTAATGGTGCTATCTTGAAAAAAGCAGTACTGGACAAGATTTTGGAAAACTGCAAAAAGCACAATATCCTACCAAGCTACGCCCTAACCATTCTTCATTTTGAGGGCTTATGGGGCACCTCTGCGGTTGGTCGAACAGACAACAATTGGGGCGGTATGACCATGACATCAAACGATGAGCGCATTACTCGTCCAAGCGGTGTCACAGTCACCCGAGGTCTGGCCAGACCGTCAAATGAGGGTGGCTACTATATGCACTATGCGACAGTAGACGACTTTTTGACGGACTGGTTCTATTTGTTGCGAGCTGGTGGCTCTTACAAAGTTAGCAGTGCAAAGACATTTAGCGAAGCAGTCAAAGGCATGTTCAAAGTTGGGGGTGCAGTCTATGACTATGCGGCTACAGGGTATGAAAATTACCTGGTAGGTGCTTCTAGTCGCTTGAAAGCAATTGAAGCTGAAAATGGTAGTTTGACTAAGTATGACCTAATTCCCGACACGCCAAGCAATTTACAGCCCGACAAAATAGACGTTGCGCTTGACGGTATCGAAGTATCTATCAATGGTGTGAAATATACGCTTAATAAGAAGCCGATATAA
- the rpsB gene encoding 30S ribosomal protein S2, with amino-acid sequence MAVISMKQLLEAGVHFGHQTRRWNPKMAKYIFTERNGIHVIDLQQTVKLADQAYDFIRDAAANDAVILFVGTKKQAAEAVKDEAIRSGQYFINHRWLGGTLTNWGTIQKRIARLKEINRMEEEGTFDVLPKKEVALLNKQRARLEKFLGGIADMPRIPDVMFVVDPHKEQIAVKEAKKLGIPVVAMVDTNTDPDDIDVIIPANDDAIRAVKLITAKMADAIIEGRQGEDSVESVEAELAATETEAASIEEIVEVVEGDNN; translated from the coding sequence ATGGCAGTAATTTCAATGAAACAACTTCTTGAGGCTGGTGTTCACTTTGGTCACCAAACTCGTCGCTGGAACCCTAAGATGGCAAAATACATCTTTACAGAGCGTAACGGTATCCACGTTATCGACCTTCAACAAACTGTAAAATTGGCTGATCAAGCATACGACTTTATCCGTGATGCAGCAGCAAACGATGCAGTTATCTTGTTCGTTGGTACGAAAAAACAAGCTGCAGAAGCAGTGAAAGACGAAGCTATCCGTTCTGGTCAATACTTCATCAACCACCGTTGGTTGGGTGGAACTCTTACAAACTGGGGAACAATCCAAAAGCGTATCGCTCGTTTGAAAGAAATCAACCGTATGGAAGAAGAAGGAACATTTGACGTTCTTCCTAAGAAAGAAGTAGCATTGTTGAACAAACAACGTGCTCGTCTTGAAAAATTCTTGGGTGGTATTGCAGATATGCCACGTATTCCAGACGTAATGTTTGTTGTTGACCCACATAAAGAGCAAATCGCTGTGAAAGAAGCGAAAAAATTGGGTATCCCAGTTGTTGCGATGGTTGACACAAACACAGATCCAGATGATATCGATGTTATCATCCCAGCAAACGATGATGCAATCCGCGCTGTTAAATTGATCACTGCAAAAATGGCTGACGCAATCATCGAAGGCCGTCAAGGTGAAGATAGCGTTGAATCAGTAGAAGCAGAATTGGCAGCTACTGAAACAGAAGCAGCATCTATCGAAGAAATTGTTGAAGTTGTAGAAGGCGACAACAACTAA
- the tsf gene encoding translation elongation factor Ts: MAEITAKLVKELREKSGAGVMDAKKALVEVDGDIEKAIELLREKGMAKAAKKADRVAAEGLTGVYVDGNVAAVVEVNAETDFVAKNAQFVELVNETAKVIAAGKPANNEEALALTMPSGETLEAAYVNATATIGEKISFRRFALIEKTDAQAFGAYQHNGGRIGVISVIEGGDETLAKQVSMHIAAMKPTVLSYKELDEQFVKDELAQLNHKIEQDNESRAMVGKPALPFLKYGSKAQLSDDVIAQAEEDIKAELAAEGKPEKIWDKILPGKMDRFMLDNTKVDQAYTLLAQVYIMDDSKTVEAYLNSVNASVATFARFEVGEGIEKAANDFESEVAATMAAALGK; this comes from the coding sequence ATGGCAGAAATTACAGCTAAGCTTGTAAAAGAATTGCGTGAAAAATCTGGTGCTGGTGTCATGGACGCGAAGAAAGCCCTTGTTGAAGTAGATGGTGACATCGAAAAAGCAATTGAGTTGCTTCGTGAAAAAGGAATGGCAAAAGCAGCTAAGAAAGCTGATCGTGTAGCAGCAGAAGGTTTGACTGGTGTTTACGTGGATGGAAATGTAGCAGCAGTTGTTGAGGTCAACGCTGAAACTGACTTCGTTGCGAAAAACGCTCAATTCGTTGAATTGGTAAACGAAACAGCAAAAGTAATCGCAGCAGGTAAACCAGCTAACAACGAAGAAGCACTTGCTCTTACAATGCCTTCAGGTGAAACACTAGAAGCAGCTTATGTAAATGCAACTGCGACTATCGGAGAAAAAATCTCATTCCGTCGCTTTGCCTTGATTGAAAAAACAGATGCACAAGCATTTGGTGCTTACCAACATAATGGCGGACGTATCGGTGTTATTTCTGTCATCGAAGGTGGCGACGAAACACTTGCAAAACAAGTATCAATGCACATCGCTGCGATGAAACCAACTGTTCTTTCATACAAAGAATTGGATGAGCAATTCGTGAAAGATGAATTGGCACAATTGAACCACAAAATTGAACAAGACAACGAAAGCCGTGCAATGGTTGGTAAACCAGCTCTTCCATTCTTGAAATATGGCTCAAAAGCACAATTGTCTGACGATGTGATTGCACAAGCAGAAGAAGACATCAAAGCAGAATTGGCTGCTGAAGGCAAACCAGAAAAAATCTGGGATAAAATCCTTCCAGGTAAAATGGATCGCTTCATGCTTGACAACACAAAAGTTGACCAAGCTTACACCCTTCTTGCACAAGTCTACATCATGGATGACAGCAAGACAGTTGAAGCTTACCTTAACTCAGTAAACGCTAGCGTTGCAACATTTGCTCGTTTCGAAGTGGGTGAAGGAATTGAAAAAGCAGCAAACGACTTTGAATCAGAAGTTGCTGCAACAATGGCTGCGGCTCTTGGTAAATAA
- the traF gene encoding conjugal transfer protein TraF, with translation MFTNSFQELVQDFTTISVEEAERLLTQEEAILFLGRATCPYCQRFVPKLHKVAQATGLTVYFVDSSNPDPTLQALRSQYQAVTVPALLYTGPAGVQVRCDSSMTEEEIHDFLTA, from the coding sequence ATGTTTACCAATTCATTTCAAGAACTCGTACAAGATTTTACAACTATTTCAGTAGAAGAAGCGGAGCGCCTGCTGACACAAGAAGAGGCCATTCTCTTTCTAGGACGTGCTACCTGCCCATATTGTCAGCGTTTTGTGCCAAAACTCCACAAGGTTGCACAAGCAACTGGATTAACAGTATATTTTGTGGATAGTAGCAATCCAGACCCTACACTACAGGCACTGCGTTCCCAATACCAGGCAGTCACCGTTCCTGCCCTCCTATACACAGGTCCAGCGGGCGTACAAGTCCGCTGTGACAGCTCCATGACCGAAGAAGAAATCCACGATTTCTTAACAGCCTAA
- a CDS encoding CtsR family transcriptional regulator yields the protein MAMKNTSDYIEEHIKAILEQVSVAELRRSELASRFEVVPSQINYVIKTRFTASRGYIVESKRGGGGYIRIGRITFSDKHELVHDLLHNMGTELSSAVFADILQLLFDEQLMTEREGNLVLSAGSDAVLGNDASAIRARMMRQILRRLDRKED from the coding sequence ATGGCGATGAAAAATACATCTGATTATATTGAAGAGCATATCAAGGCGATTTTAGAGCAGGTAAGTGTGGCAGAATTGCGCAGGAGTGAGTTGGCCAGCCGATTTGAGGTAGTGCCGAGCCAGATTAACTATGTGATTAAGACGCGATTTACAGCCAGCCGTGGCTATATTGTTGAAAGTAAGCGTGGGGGTGGAGGTTATATCCGCATCGGTCGAATTACCTTTTCGGATAAGCATGAATTGGTCCACGATTTGTTGCACAATATGGGGACAGAATTGTCTAGTGCGGTATTTGCGGATATCTTGCAACTCTTATTTGATGAGCAGTTGATGACAGAACGTGAAGGCAATTTAGTCTTATCAGCTGGTAGCGATGCGGTGTTAGGAAACGATGCAAGTGCCATTCGGGCGCGGATGATGCGACAGATTTTACGACGATTGGATAGGAAAGAGGACTAG
- a CDS encoding ATP-dependent Clp protease ATP-binding subunit: MKFSNGLQRAYEDAQLIGQRYMCDYLETWHLLLAFVINPDTIAGAVLADYPADVTDYEQATYMVTERVYREELEDFTLLQSSKRLDEAARFAHKIAEVVKAKQIGTEHLFMAMLLDKRSIASQILDKAGFHFEDSDTKIRFIDLRKNLEAKAGFTKEDLKSIRSILKGGKASRPTMANMMGMPPAPQTGGLEDYTRDLTALARAGQIEPVIGREAEISRMIQVLSRKTKNNPVLVGDAGVGKTALALGLAQRVADGEVPASLAKMRVLELDLMNVIAGTRFRGDFEERMNNIINDIEEDGQVILFIDELHTIMGSGSGIDSTLDAANILKPALARGTLRTVGATTQDEYQKHIEKDAALSRRFAKVTVEEPSVADSIAILQGLKNAYERHHKIQITDEAVSTAVTFAKRYLTSKNLPDSAIDLLDEASATVQNQQKTGGKQSSLSAADKALMAGKHKTVSQLLIKELEAESQETLGDAQVTEEDVLLTLSRLSGIPVAKLSQTDVKKYLSLEAELHKRVIGQDAAVSAVSRAIRRNQSGIRTGKRPIGSFMFLGPTGVGKTELAKALAEILFDDESALIRFDMSEYMEKFAASRLNGAPPGYVGYEEGGELTEKVRNKPYAVLLFDEVEKAHPDTFNILLQVLDDGVLTDSKGRKVDFSNTLIIMTSNLGATALRDDKTVGFGALDLSQSQEHVEKRIFEELKKAYRPEFINRIDEKIVFHSLTDQDMQAVVKVMIRPLQAVMSEKAIQFKIQPSALKLLAQEGYDREMGARPLRRLIQTKVEDPLAEMLLRGELQAGDTLKIGVKAGKLNFDISR; the protein is encoded by the coding sequence ATGAAATTTTCAAATGGACTACAGCGTGCTTATGAAGATGCCCAGCTAATCGGGCAACGGTATATGTGCGATTACTTAGAGACGTGGCATCTGTTGCTGGCTTTTGTTATCAATCCTGACACAATTGCAGGAGCTGTTTTGGCAGATTATCCTGCTGATGTTACGGATTATGAACAAGCGACTTATATGGTGACCGAGCGTGTCTACCGTGAGGAACTAGAGGATTTCACCCTTTTACAGAGTTCAAAGCGACTTGACGAAGCAGCTCGTTTTGCTCATAAGATTGCAGAAGTCGTCAAAGCTAAGCAGATCGGGACAGAGCATTTGTTTATGGCCATGCTTCTTGACAAGCGTTCAATTGCTTCTCAAATCTTGGATAAGGCTGGGTTTCATTTTGAGGATTCAGATACCAAGATTCGTTTCATTGATTTGCGTAAGAACTTAGAAGCAAAGGCTGGATTTACGAAGGAAGATTTGAAGTCGATTCGTAGTATCCTGAAAGGCGGCAAGGCGAGTCGTCCAACTATGGCCAATATGATGGGTATGCCCCCAGCACCACAAACAGGTGGTTTGGAAGATTATACACGGGATTTAACCGCCCTAGCGCGTGCGGGTCAGATTGAACCTGTTATTGGACGTGAAGCTGAAATTTCCCGCATGATTCAGGTCCTTTCGCGTAAGACCAAGAACAATCCTGTCTTGGTCGGAGATGCAGGGGTTGGTAAAACAGCACTTGCCTTGGGCTTGGCTCAACGGGTAGCAGACGGTGAAGTGCCAGCTAGTCTAGCCAAGATGCGGGTCTTGGAGTTGGACTTGATGAATGTCATTGCAGGAACGCGTTTCCGTGGTGACTTTGAAGAGCGAATGAACAATATCATCAATGATATTGAAGAAGACGGCCAAGTCATTCTCTTCATCGATGAGTTACATACCATCATGGGTTCTGGCAGTGGAATTGATTCAACCCTAGATGCAGCAAATATCTTGAAACCAGCTCTTGCGCGGGGAACCTTGCGGACAGTAGGAGCGACGACCCAAGATGAGTATCAAAAACATATTGAAAAAGATGCGGCTCTCTCCCGTCGTTTTGCCAAGGTAACGGTCGAAGAGCCTAGTGTGGCTGATAGTATTGCCATTTTGCAAGGCTTAAAGAATGCCTACGAACGCCACCATAAAATTCAGATTACCGATGAGGCAGTTAGCACTGCCGTAACCTTTGCCAAGCGGTATTTGACTAGTAAAAATTTACCAGACTCAGCGATTGACTTGCTCGATGAGGCTAGTGCAACAGTGCAAAATCAACAAAAAACAGGTGGGAAACAGTCTAGCTTATCCGCAGCAGACAAGGCGCTTATGGCTGGAAAACACAAGACGGTCAGTCAGTTGCTCATCAAGGAATTAGAGGCTGAAAGTCAAGAGACGTTGGGTGATGCCCAAGTAACAGAAGAAGATGTCCTGTTGACACTTAGCCGTTTATCAGGCATTCCAGTGGCTAAATTGAGCCAGACAGATGTTAAGAAATACTTGAGTCTAGAAGCCGAGTTGCACAAGCGGGTGATTGGACAGGACGCAGCTGTTTCTGCGGTCAGTCGTGCCATTCGCCGTAATCAATCAGGAATTAGGACTGGTAAACGCCCAATTGGCTCCTTCATGTTCTTGGGACCTACTGGGGTCGGAAAGACCGAATTGGCCAAGGCCTTGGCAGAAATCTTGTTTGATGACGAGTCAGCCCTCATTCGTTTTGATATGAGTGAGTATATGGAAAAATTCGCAGCCAGCCGTTTGAATGGTGCCCCTCCGGGCTATGTCGGCTATGAAGAAGGTGGGGAGTTAACCGAAAAAGTACGGAACAAACCATACGCTGTCCTACTTTTTGATGAGGTTGAAAAAGCCCACCCTGATACCTTTAACATTCTCTTGCAGGTATTGGATGACGGTGTCTTAACTGATAGTAAGGGGCGGAAAGTTGATTTTTCAAATACCCTCATTATCATGACTTCAAACCTTGGGGCAACAGCCTTGCGCGATGATAAGACCGTTGGCTTTGGCGCACTTGATTTATCGCAGAGTCAGGAACACGTTGAAAAACGGATTTTTGAAGAATTGAAAAAGGCCTATCGACCAGAGTTTATCAACCGGATTGATGAAAAAATCGTCTTCCATAGCTTGACTGACCAAGATATGCAAGCGGTAGTGAAAGTGATGATTCGTCCGCTTCAAGCAGTCATGTCTGAAAAAGCTATTCAGTTCAAGATTCAACCATCTGCCTTGAAATTATTGGCGCAAGAAGGTTATGATCGGGAAATGGGAGCACGTCCGCTCCGCCGCCTAATTCAGACGAAAGTTGAAGATCCTCTAGCTGAAATGCTCCTTCGTGGAGAATTACAGGCGGGAGACACATTGAAAATCGGTGTCAAGGCTGGAAAATTGAATTTTGATATCAGTCGCTAA